A window of Gossypium hirsutum isolate 1008001.06 chromosome D13, Gossypium_hirsutum_v2.1, whole genome shotgun sequence genomic DNA:
TCATGCTACTTAAAGTATAGAAATCGCCTAGAGAGTCATTGTATTCAAAACATTCAAGACTTGGTGCATTTATCTTAACCACATAACCGATATCATTGGGAAATTTGGTTAGCAAAACATGAAAATCCAGCACCAGTCGCTTAAGTGAAGGGCTATGGATATTGACCGCGTTTCTTCCTAAAGACGAGCCCCCTGGCACCATAAGCAAGTCTTCAAGCGCAAGACAACCAGAAACCAATCTAAAAACTGAATCATTTGAAGGTGTGAAGACCTTAAGATGTAGAGTCCTGAGATTTGGCAAACAAACCTTGGTTGGAACATTAATCTCACCCCAAAATCTCAATTTCAATGTCACCAACGAGTGAGAAGTAAATAGTTGGGTCGGCAACATGGGACTCTTTtcaaaatatatttcaatttcctTGACACCACGCCACAATGTAGCACATATCCAACCATAAAGACGTAAACTATCAACATCACATACATCGTCATCCACCCTAAAGCATTCTAAACTTACCTGATTAGGGAAAATGTACAATAACCTATCAACAAAGTGGTTGAAGTTGTTAAAATTTTCCTTACTCACACCCTGTAAACATTCTTCAAAATCAAGGATAGACATTGACGATGCAAAGAGATACCTCCACCTGGGTGAAAGAATAGAGGTTCGAACTGCATCTTTAATGGGTAGAAAAGATAAAATGCGACAAAGAATGGGATCGGATATGCTACTGATCCTATCTAATACACCCACAGATTCCGCTTTCTTGGCCATCAACTATAAACTACGAAAAGGGAATACCGGTGGGGTTGGCTTAAAGGATAATGGAAATTGCAAGAGAAGTGAGgattaatatataaaagtttaaagtaacAACAGTGATGTCATAGGTTTAAACGTAGGTAGCTGTTTTCATGCGTATCGTTTTTCGAGGGAAGAGTTTGGAGTTCCAATATATATCTCCAAATCTTTATATTGAAAATTGAccagttatttttttaatatttaattaatatttatatttatatttcatcacacattttacttaatttataaacAATATTAATTATGTAAATGTTAACCTATAATTTGAACTAATTTACTTATAAAGGCCATTTCCAAATATATTTAAGAAAATTAGCTAATTTCTGTATTATTTATTGAAAAGAGTTGATTTTCGCAAAACATGCCTTTAAGAGAgcgattttgccatgtcagcacaaaatGCGCTAACGTTGACACACTTTTTTTACGTGAAAAAATCGCTCCCCCAGCGGCATGTTTTGCTTCGTGTTTTTCTAGGTTAGGAATTTTTGCATGTTTAGTCCCTAGAATTTTTTGGTTTAGGGgttttaaggttagggttttgttaaaataattaaggGTCATGTTTGTAGGATTTAGGATTTTGTTCAAATAATTTAGGGCTTTGGgttttaggaattttaaaaaataaatcaagatttaatgtttttttaattaattaaattagggtaaggctttaaataaattaattaaattagggtttagtgtttttaagaaaattaattaaattaaggtttagttttttaaaaataatattgtgtttaagtttaaggtttaggaaAAATTATATTGACAATAAGGATTTTGTTTTCTTCTACAGTAgttccaaaaaataattttaacaatacggttctgaacaaatagtgtgaaaaacgcttcaagtaggatgcactatcagtaaaattactgaaaaaactctcacgtggacgctctttttctgcagtagttcttgaaaaaataattttgagaagaggTTTCTAAACAAAtaatgtcaaaaacgcttcaagcaggatgcactatcagaaaattactgaaaaaagctcccacgtggacgctctttttctacagtagtttctaataaataaatttgaaaagatAGTTCTGAACAAATAATGTCAAAAACACTTTAAGCAAGATGCACTGTTagcaaaattaatgaaaaaagctCTCACgaggacgctctttttctacagtagttcatgTTTGGCCTTAGGCTATAAATAAGTCGAAtaatgtcaaaaacgcttcaagcaggatgcactgtcagcaaaattactgaaaaaagctcacacgtggatgctcttt
This region includes:
- the LOC121225117 gene encoding F-box protein At4g22280; the protein is MAKKAESVGVLDRISSISDPILCRILSFLPIKDAVRTSILSPRWRYLFASSMSILDFEECLQGVSKENFNNFNHFVDRLLYIFPNQVSLECFRVDDDVCDVDSLRLYGWICATLWRGVKEIEIYFEKSPMLPTQLFTSHSLVTLKLRFWGEINVPTKVCLPNLRTLHLKVFTPSNDSVFRLVSGCLALEDLLMVPGGSSLGRNAVNIHSPSLKRLVLDFHVLLTKFPNDIGYVVKINAPSLECFEYNDSLGDFYTLSSMKLLEEADILISRYQEDERNATRLLQAVCNVQSLFLSIIEAETVFRSRLDPVIFPSLVFLDFCNEGDDRQGTWLVEFLHCLPHLKKLVLTFATPKRGLKSLSKTVPSCLLFELEEIEILRFEEDERMFELVGFVLSHALVLKNLVINFAGKVGEEYQWRLSVKERLLSLSMGSKTCEIVFSY